The following proteins come from a genomic window of Corynebacterium crudilactis:
- a CDS encoding SGNH/GDSL hydrolase family protein — MAQRKLTSMIGAALAASALLAGLATPAAAQSSGSSSTDITRAITSSGGVADSHAPEGGAKVVVFGDSHTSGTNAPFRTDERGCLKGANNWADQLQAQLGLGRGELIDVSCSGASINSDGFHFSDEVRHAEARGAIGPNTTDIFVQLGKNDQWGLSGVNLLQSVQTCLIDLAAGCGDRAVAAGKMQDPNAVTAENYASRVKPVIDYLKYYAPNAEITLVGYQEYTARGGSQVCVRLGGTPLVKNDAPALVSFMNQLDMAIDGAAGILGVSHVDLRTATQGHGSCSNDPWVNGVLDARAEMIGGPWHPSVKGDSVTAGILRDRVNA; from the coding sequence ATGGCTCAGCGAAAACTGACCTCCATGATTGGTGCTGCACTTGCCGCATCTGCTCTATTGGCCGGATTGGCGACTCCCGCAGCAGCTCAAAGTAGCGGGAGCTCCTCAACTGACATCACTCGAGCAATCACATCAAGTGGAGGTGTCGCTGATAGCCATGCACCAGAAGGTGGTGCAAAGGTTGTCGTATTCGGAGACTCCCACACCTCTGGAACAAATGCACCGTTTCGCACTGATGAGCGCGGTTGCCTCAAGGGTGCCAACAACTGGGCAGATCAGCTGCAAGCGCAACTTGGTTTAGGCAGGGGAGAGCTCATTGATGTCTCCTGCTCTGGCGCGTCGATTAATTCTGATGGATTCCATTTCTCCGATGAAGTCCGCCACGCAGAAGCTCGGGGAGCAATTGGCCCCAACACTACTGATATCTTTGTTCAGCTAGGTAAAAACGATCAGTGGGGCTTGTCTGGCGTTAACCTTTTGCAATCTGTGCAAACCTGCTTGATTGACCTTGCCGCCGGATGTGGCGATCGTGCCGTCGCAGCTGGAAAAATGCAGGATCCTAATGCCGTGACTGCAGAAAACTATGCATCACGAGTTAAGCCGGTTATTGATTACCTGAAGTACTACGCTCCAAACGCAGAAATTACTTTGGTGGGATACCAGGAATACACCGCTCGTGGCGGAAGCCAGGTGTGCGTCCGTTTGGGTGGAACACCTTTGGTAAAAAATGATGCTCCTGCATTGGTCTCCTTTATGAACCAGCTTGATATGGCCATTGATGGTGCGGCTGGCATCTTGGGTGTGAGCCACGTCGATCTACGTACTGCTACGCAAGGTCATGGCAGCTGCTCCAATGATCCTTGGGTGAACGGCGTATTGGATGCTCGTGCAGAAATGATTGGTGGACCTTGGCATCCATCTGTCAAGGGTGACTCTGTCACTGCGGGTATCCTGCGAGATCGAGTTAACGCCTAA
- a CDS encoding acyltransferase family protein — translation MSSISVNGKRPNLPSLTGARWLAALAVYLLHALVFLSVYPFQQSELFATIHKFVPMQLGSAGVTFFFILSGFLIYWSNSQLKGFKNVLYYCKRRVTKIYPMHLIALVMFIVASAKFTTTGIAWVLDFTRLELWLPNALLIHTWSPDWVTLGGLNVPSWSLGAEMLFYLTFPLFIPLVRKVKGVGNWWAFGITFALSLALITVIHFYAEGPKGIENFFVPRLWDTNVSPVAEVHADPVWFMQEEIPVLESYWLSYYFPLTRLIEFYLGVFGAKLVAEGMFKNTNINIPLVALALSFAATWFVPLAFKMSVIMSLPMAFVVATLAVRDIEGKSGEIASPRAVLLGNISFAFYMVQFPVMVFIQRYFIAGKEFGFLGWAFFAVVCFLLSVALAWVLFTFVDDPLMKATARKKGTRYKKQSSVLSRDLKVLFGKNSEKPEKLKKAEKSVKVETRVEEPTETTDAPAKVATGNKY, via the coding sequence ATGTCGTCGATAAGCGTTAACGGTAAGCGCCCGAACCTGCCGTCGCTCACTGGGGCGCGGTGGCTCGCAGCGCTTGCTGTCTATTTATTGCATGCACTGGTTTTCTTATCGGTGTACCCATTCCAGCAATCGGAACTTTTTGCCACCATTCATAAATTTGTTCCGATGCAGCTGGGCTCTGCTGGTGTGACGTTCTTTTTCATTTTGTCTGGATTTTTGATCTATTGGTCAAATAGCCAGCTCAAAGGATTTAAGAATGTGCTGTATTACTGCAAGCGTCGGGTGACCAAGATTTATCCGATGCATCTCATCGCGTTGGTCATGTTTATTGTGGCTTCGGCGAAATTTACGACAACCGGCATTGCCTGGGTACTAGATTTTACGCGGCTTGAATTATGGCTTCCCAATGCGTTGCTCATTCACACATGGAGTCCGGATTGGGTGACGTTGGGTGGATTGAATGTGCCTTCCTGGTCGCTCGGTGCTGAAATGCTGTTCTACCTGACGTTCCCCCTTTTTATCCCGTTGGTGAGAAAAGTGAAGGGAGTGGGGAACTGGTGGGCATTTGGCATTACATTTGCGCTCAGTCTCGCGCTGATCACTGTGATCCACTTTTATGCAGAGGGGCCGAAAGGCATTGAGAACTTCTTCGTTCCACGACTCTGGGATACTAATGTATCGCCAGTAGCGGAAGTTCATGCAGACCCAGTGTGGTTTATGCAAGAAGAAATCCCGGTGCTGGAATCATATTGGCTGTCTTATTATTTCCCATTGACCAGGCTCATTGAGTTCTATTTGGGCGTGTTTGGTGCAAAGCTTGTGGCTGAAGGCATGTTCAAGAACACGAATATCAACATTCCACTGGTTGCTTTGGCACTCTCCTTCGCGGCTACCTGGTTTGTGCCTTTGGCGTTCAAGATGTCTGTCATCATGTCTTTGCCTATGGCATTTGTGGTGGCAACGCTGGCAGTGCGAGATATCGAAGGCAAGAGCGGAGAAATTGCATCACCAAGAGCAGTGCTTTTGGGAAATATTTCCTTTGCTTTCTACATGGTGCAATTCCCCGTGATGGTATTCATACAGCGATATTTCATTGCTGGAAAGGAATTCGGATTCCTAGGCTGGGCATTCTTCGCAGTAGTGTGCTTCCTCTTGTCGGTGGCCTTGGCTTGGGTGCTGTTCACTTTTGTGGATGATCCTTTGATGAAAGCCACTGCACGTAAAAAGGGCACCCGGTATAAAAAGCAATCCAGCGTTCTTAGTCGAGATCTCAAAGTTCTTTTCGGGAAGAATTCAGAAAAGCCCGAAAAGCTTAAAAAGGCTGAAAAATCTGTAAAAGTAGAGACTCGCGTTGAAGAACCCACAGAAACTACCGATGCTCCCGCTAAGGTAGCAACCGGAAATAAATATTAG
- the argC gene encoding N-acetyl-gamma-glutamyl-phosphate reductase, whose amino-acid sequence MTIKVAIAGASGYAGGEILRLLLGHPAYASGELEIGALTAASTAGSTLGELMPHIPQLADRVIESTTPETLAGHDVVFLGLPHGFSAEIALQLGPDVTVIDCAADFRLQNAADWEKYYGSKHQGTWPYGIPEMPGHRDALRGAKRVAVPGCFPTGATLALLPAVQANLIEPDVSIVSITGVSGAGKKASVALLGSETMGSLKAYNTTGKHRHTPEIAQNLGEVTDLPVKVSFTPVLAPLPRGILTTATAPLKAGVSAEQARAVYEDFYAQETFVHVLPEGAQPQTQAVLGSNMCHVQVEVDEAAGKILVTSAIDNLTKGTAGAAVQCMNLSVGFEESAGLPQTGVAP is encoded by the coding sequence ATGACAATCAAGGTTGCAATCGCAGGAGCTAGTGGATACGCCGGTGGAGAAATCCTCCGCCTCCTCCTAGGTCACCCAGCTTATGCATCTGGTGAACTAGAGATCGGAGCGCTCACCGCAGCGTCAACAGCTGGCAGCACTTTAGGTGAACTAATGCCACATATCCCTCAATTGGCGGATCGTGTCATTGAAAGTACTACACCTGAAACTCTAGCCGGACATGATGTTGTATTTCTCGGACTTCCACACGGATTTTCTGCAGAAATTGCGCTTCAATTAGGACCAGATGTCACAGTGATTGATTGTGCTGCGGATTTCCGTTTGCAAAATGCTGCAGATTGGGAAAAGTATTACGGCTCCAAGCATCAGGGAACATGGCCTTATGGTATTCCAGAGATGCCTGGGCACCGTGACGCGCTTCGTGGAGCAAAGCGTGTTGCAGTTCCTGGATGTTTCCCCACTGGTGCAACGCTTGCTCTTCTTCCCGCAGTGCAGGCGAATCTTATTGAGCCAGATGTCTCTATTGTTTCTATTACCGGAGTCTCAGGAGCTGGCAAAAAGGCTTCTGTTGCACTCTTAGGCTCAGAGACTATGGGTTCCCTGAAGGCGTATAACACCACTGGTAAGCACCGCCACACTCCAGAAATTGCGCAGAATCTCGGTGAGGTTACTGATCTGCCTGTGAAGGTGAGTTTCACTCCAGTGCTTGCACCTTTGCCACGAGGCATCTTGACTACTGCTACAGCACCTCTTAAAGCAGGAGTTTCTGCAGAGCAGGCGCGCGCAGTATATGAGGACTTTTATGCACAGGAAACTTTTGTGCATGTGTTGCCGGAAGGCGCCCAGCCACAAACTCAAGCAGTACTTGGTTCAAATATGTGCCATGTACAGGTGGAAGTAGATGAAGCTGCAGGAAAGATTCTGGTTACTTCAGCAATCGACAACCTCACCAAGGGCACTGCTGGCGCAGCTGTGCAGTGCATGAATTTGAGTGTTGGTTTTGAAGAATCAGCTGGTTTACCTCAAACCGGTGTTGCACCTTAA
- the argJ gene encoding bifunctional glutamate N-acetyltransferase/amino-acid acetyltransferase ArgJ — protein MAEKGITAPAGFVASATTAGIKASGNPDMALVLNQGPEFSAAAVFTRNRVFAAPVKVSRENVADGQLKAVLFNAGNANACNGVQGEKDARETVTNVAKNLGLQESDIGVCSTGLIGELLPMDKLNAGIGELTKQGALGDNGAAAAKAIMTTDTVDKETVVFADGWTVGGMGKGVGMMAPSLATMLVCLTTDASITQDMAQIALSNATAVTFDTLDIDGSTSTNDTVFLLASGASGITPSQDDLNDAVYAACSDLAAKLQADAEGVTKRVAVTVTGTTNNEQAISAARTVARDNLFKCAMFGSDPNWGRVLAAVGMADADMEPEKISVFFNDQAVCLDSTGAPGAREVDLSGADIDVRIDLGTGGEGEATVRTTDLSFSYVEINSAYST, from the coding sequence ATGGCAGAAAAGGGCATTACCGCACCTGCGGGATTTGTTGCCTCCGCAACTACTGCGGGAATTAAAGCTTCCGGAAATCCAGATATGGCTTTGGTGCTAAACCAAGGTCCTGAGTTTTCTGCAGCTGCGGTTTTCACTCGCAACCGGGTATTTGCAGCACCAGTGAAGGTAAGCCGTGAAAACGTTGCAGATGGCCAATTGAAGGCTGTGCTGTTCAACGCTGGAAATGCGAATGCATGCAATGGTGTGCAAGGTGAAAAAGATGCTCGAGAAACCGTTACCAACGTAGCGAAGAACCTGGGCCTTCAAGAATCTGATATCGGTGTCTGTTCCACAGGTCTTATTGGTGAATTATTGCCAATGGACAAGCTCAATGCAGGAATTGGCGAGCTGACCAAGCAAGGCGCCTTGGGAGATAACGGCGCTGCGGCTGCCAAAGCAATCATGACCACTGACACGGTTGATAAAGAAACTGTTGTCTTTGCAGATGGTTGGACTGTCGGAGGCATGGGTAAGGGTGTTGGCATGATGGCACCATCACTAGCCACCATGCTGGTGTGCCTGACTACCGATGCATCGATCACACAGGACATGGCTCAGATCGCGCTGTCTAATGCGACTGCCGTTACCTTTGACACTCTAGATATTGATGGATCCACCTCCACCAATGACACCGTGTTCCTTCTTGCTTCCGGCGCTAGTGGAATCACCCCGAGCCAAGATGATTTAAACGATGCAGTTTATGCTGCGTGTTCTGATCTGGCAGCAAAGCTGCAGGCAGATGCCGAAGGTGTGACCAAGCGGGTTGCCGTTACTGTTACCGGTACAACCAACAATGAACAGGCAATCAGCGCTGCTCGTACTGTTGCTCGTGACAATTTGTTCAAGTGCGCAATGTTTGGCTCTGATCCAAACTGGGGCCGTGTGCTGGCAGCTGTCGGCATGGCAGATGCTGATATGGAGCCAGAAAAGATCTCTGTGTTCTTCAATGATCAGGCAGTGTGTCTTGATTCCACAGGTGCGCCTGGTGCTCGTGAAGTTGATCTTTCCGGTGCGGATATTGATGTCCGTATTGATTTGGGCACCGGCGGGGAAGGCGAGGCTACTGTCCGCACCACTGACCTCAGCTTCTCCTACGTAGAGATTAACTCCGCATACAGCACCTAA
- the argB gene encoding acetylglutamate kinase, with amino-acid sequence MNDLIKDLGSEVRANVLAEALPWLQHFRDKIVVVKYGGNAMVDDELKAAFAADMVFLRTVGAKPVVVHGGGPQISDMLNRVGLQGEFKGGFRVTTPEVMDIVRMVLFGQVGRDLVGLINSHGPYAVGTSGEDAGLFTAEKRLVNIDGVATDIGLVGDIVNVDASSLMDIIEAGRIPVVSTIAPGEDGQIYNINADTAAGALAAAIGAERLLVLTNVEGLYTDWPDKSSLVSKIKATELEALLPGLDSGMIPKMESCLNAVRGGVSAAHVIDGRIAHSVLLELLTMGGIGTMVLPDVIDRENYPEGTVFRKDDKDGDL; translated from the coding sequence ATGAATGACTTGATCAAAGACCTCGGCTCCGAAGTACGCGCAAATGTCCTCGCTGAGGCACTGCCTTGGTTGCAGCATTTCCGCGATAAGATTGTTGTCGTGAAATATGGCGGAAACGCCATGGTTGATGATGAGCTGAAGGCTGCTTTTGCGGCTGATATGGTGTTTTTGCGAACCGTAGGCGCAAAGCCAGTAGTTGTGCACGGCGGTGGCCCTCAGATTTCTGACATGCTCAACCGTGTTGGTCTGCAGGGAGAGTTCAAGGGCGGCTTCCGCGTGACCACACCAGAGGTCATGGATATTGTCCGCATGGTGCTCTTTGGTCAGGTGGGCCGTGATCTTGTTGGTTTGATCAACTCACATGGTCCTTATGCGGTGGGTACTTCTGGTGAGGATGCCGGATTATTTACTGCTGAAAAGCGGCTGGTCAATATTGATGGGGTAGCCACCGATATCGGCTTGGTGGGAGATATTGTCAATGTCGATGCCTCTTCCTTGATGGATATCATTGAGGCTGGTCGCATTCCTGTCGTGTCCACTATTGCTCCCGGCGAAGATGGACAGATTTACAATATCAATGCAGATACCGCGGCAGGTGCTTTGGCTGCAGCCATCGGTGCAGAGCGCTTGCTGGTTCTTACCAACGTGGAGGGTCTGTACACCGATTGGCCAGATAAGAGCTCACTGGTGTCCAAGATTAAGGCCACTGAGTTGGAAGCTCTGTTGCCAGGACTTGATTCCGGCATGATTCCAAAGATGGAGTCTTGCCTCAATGCGGTTCGTGGGGGAGTAAGTGCCGCGCACGTTATTGATGGTCGTATCGCTCACTCAGTGTTGCTTGAGCTGTTGACCATGGGCGGTATTGGCACGATGGTGTTGCCAGATGTCATTGATCGGGAAAATTATCCTGAGGGCACAGTGTTTAGAAAAGATGATAAAGATGGGGACCTGTAA
- a CDS encoding acetylornithine transaminase encodes MNTLETWPEVIINTYGTPPVELVSGKGATVTDDQGNVYIDLLAGIAVNALGHAHPAIIEAVTNQIGQLGHVSNLFASRPVVEVAAELIKRFSLDDAALAARTRVFFCNSGAEANEAAFKIARLTGRSRILAAVHGFHGRTMGSLALTGQPDKREAFTPMPSGVEFYPYGDTEYLRTLVETNPGDVAAIFLEPIQGETGVIPAPEGFLKAVRELCDEHGILMVTDEVQTGVGRTGDFFAHQHDGVVPDVVTMAKGLGGGLPIGACLATGRAAELMTPGKHGTTFGGNPIACAAAKAVLSVVDDAFCAEVTRKGELFKELLSEVDGVVEVRGRGLMLGVVLERDVAKQAVLDGFKQGVILNAPADNIVRLTPPLVITDEEIADAVKAIAKTIA; translated from the coding sequence ATGAATACGCTAGAAACTTGGCCAGAAGTAATCATTAATACCTATGGCACTCCGCCGGTTGAGTTGGTCTCCGGTAAGGGCGCTACTGTCACCGATGATCAGGGAAATGTCTACATTGATCTTCTCGCGGGCATTGCGGTCAATGCTCTCGGACATGCGCATCCTGCGATCATCGAAGCGGTAACCAACCAGATTGGTCAGCTTGGTCATGTCTCCAATCTTTTTGCCTCTCGGCCGGTCGTTGAGGTTGCGGCCGAGCTCATTAAGCGTTTTTCGCTTGACGACGCCGCCCTCGCCGCGCGCACCCGCGTTTTCTTCTGCAACTCAGGCGCCGAAGCAAACGAGGCGGCATTCAAGATTGCTCGCTTGACTGGTCGCTCTCGCATTCTGGCTGCTGTCCATGGTTTCCATGGCCGCACCATGGGTTCGTTGGCACTGACCGGTCAGCCTGATAAGCGTGAAGCTTTTACTCCGATGCCAAGCGGTGTGGAATTTTATCCTTATGGCGACACTGAGTACCTGCGCACGTTGGTCGAAACCAACCCGGGCGATGTGGCTGCCATTTTCCTGGAACCAATTCAGGGCGAAACTGGCGTGATTCCTGCGCCGGAAGGATTTCTTAAGGCTGTGCGCGAGCTCTGCGATGAGCATGGCATTTTGATGGTTACCGATGAGGTACAAACTGGCGTGGGTCGTACTGGTGATTTCTTTGCCCATCAGCATGATGGCGTGGTGCCAGATGTGGTGACCATGGCCAAGGGACTTGGCGGTGGCCTTCCAATCGGTGCGTGTTTAGCTACTGGTCGTGCCGCTGAGCTGATGACCCCGGGCAAGCACGGCACCACATTCGGTGGAAACCCCATTGCTTGTGCTGCTGCCAAAGCTGTGTTGTCTGTTGTCGATGATGCGTTCTGCGCTGAAGTCACCCGCAAGGGTGAGCTGTTCAAAGAACTTCTCTCCGAAGTGGACGGCGTTGTAGAGGTCCGTGGCAGGGGCTTGATGTTGGGCGTGGTGCTGGAGCGCGACGTCGCAAAGCAAGCTGTTCTTGATGGTTTTAAGCAGGGCGTTATTTTGAATGCTCCGGCGGATAACATCGTTCGTTTGACCCCGCCGCTGGTTATTACCGATGAAGAAATTGCAGACGCTGTCAAGGCTATTGCCAAGACAATCGCATAA
- the argF gene encoding ornithine carbamoyltransferase has product MTSQPHVRHFLADDDLSPAEQAEVLTLAAKLKAAPFSERPLEGPKSVAVLFDKTSTRTRFSFDAGIAQLGGHAIVVDSGSSQMGKGETLQDTAAVLSRYVEAIVWRTYAHDNFHAMAETSTVPLVNSLSDDLHPCQILADLQTIVENLCPEEGPAGLKGKKAVYLGDGDNNMANSYMIGFATAGMDISIIAPVGFQPRAQFVERATTRGAETGAQVVVSDSLDEVAGADVVITDTWVSMGMENDGVDRSTPFVPYQVNDEVMAQANEGAIFLHCLPAYRGKEVSASVIDGPSSKVFDEAENRLHAQKALLVWLLANQPE; this is encoded by the coding sequence ATGACATCTCAACCACACGTTCGCCATTTCCTGGCCGATGATGACCTCAGTCCAGCTGAGCAGGCAGAAGTTTTAACCCTTGCGGCGAAGCTTAAGGCGGCGCCTTTTTCAGAGCGTCCGCTAGAGGGCCCGAAATCTGTTGCGGTGCTTTTTGATAAGACCTCGACGCGTACCCGTTTTTCCTTTGATGCTGGCATCGCGCAGCTTGGCGGGCACGCCATTGTGGTGGATTCAGGCAGCTCACAAATGGGCAAGGGCGAAACACTGCAGGACACGGCGGCGGTGTTGTCTCGTTATGTGGAAGCAATCGTGTGGCGCACCTATGCCCATGATAATTTCCATGCGATGGCAGAAACCTCCACGGTGCCACTGGTGAATTCACTATCTGATGATTTGCACCCATGTCAGATTTTGGCTGATTTGCAGACCATCGTGGAAAACCTTTGCCCAGAGGAAGGCCCAGCCGGCCTCAAGGGTAAAAAGGCCGTGTACCTCGGTGATGGCGACAACAATATGGCCAATTCATACATGATTGGTTTTGCTACCGCTGGAATGGATATTTCCATCATCGCCCCTGTTGGATTCCAGCCTCGTGCGCAATTCGTGGAGCGTGCCACCACGCGCGGCGCGGAAACCGGTGCTCAGGTTGTTGTTTCTGACAGCCTGGATGAAGTTGCTGGCGCAGATGTTGTGATCACCGATACCTGGGTATCCATGGGCATGGAAAATGATGGCGTTGATCGCAGCACGCCTTTCGTTCCTTATCAGGTCAATGATGAAGTCATGGCACAGGCAAATGAGGGCGCAATCTTCTTGCATTGCCTGCCTGCTTACCGTGGCAAAGAAGTATCCGCATCTGTTATTGATGGACCATCCTCCAAAGTGTTCGATGAAGCAGAAAATCGTCTGCATGCACAAAAAGCATTGCTGGTGTGGCTGCTAGCTAACCAACCGGAGTAA
- a CDS encoding arginine repressor, with protein sequence MSLSETSDNSAPVTRTTRQALILQILDKQKVTSQVQLSELLLDEGIDITQATLSRDLDELGARKVRPDGGRAFYAVGPVDSTVREDLRGPSEKLRRMLDELLVSTDHSGNIAMLRTPPGAAQYLASFIDRVGLKEVVGTIAGDDTVFVLARDPLTGKELGELLGRRAT encoded by the coding sequence ATGTCTTTGAGCGAAACTTCCGATAATTCTGCACCGGTCACCCGCACCACCCGCCAAGCGCTGATTTTGCAGATCTTGGATAAACAAAAAGTCACCAGCCAGGTGCAGTTGTCTGAATTGCTTCTTGATGAAGGCATCGACATCACCCAAGCCACCTTGTCCCGTGATTTGGATGAATTGGGCGCACGGAAAGTACGTCCCGATGGTGGACGTGCCTTCTATGCAGTTGGTCCAGTGGACAGCACAGTGCGTGAAGATCTGCGCGGACCTTCGGAAAAGCTTCGTCGGATGCTTGATGAACTTCTCGTATCCACGGACCATTCTGGAAATATTGCGATGCTGCGCACCCCACCCGGGGCCGCTCAGTATCTGGCCAGTTTTATCGATAGGGTGGGACTCAAAGAAGTCGTGGGCACAATCGCAGGTGATGACACTGTATTTGTGCTCGCCCGTGATCCCCTCACAGGTAAAGAACTTGGCGAATTATTGGGCAGGCGCGCAACCTAG
- a CDS encoding argininosuccinate synthase, translating into MTNRIVLAYSGGLDTTVAIPYLKKMIEGEVIAVSLDLGQSGENMESVRQRALDAGAAESIVVDAKDEFAEEYCLPTIKANGMYMKQYPLVSAISRPLIVKHLVEAGKQFNGTHVAHGCTGKGNDQVRFEVGFMDTDPNLQIIAPARDFAWTRDKAIAFAEENNVPIEQSVKSPFSIDQNLWGRAVETGYLEDLWNAPTKDIYAYTEDPALGNAPDEVIISFEGGKPVAIDGRPVTVLQAIEELNRRAGAQGIGRLDMVEDRLVGIKSREIYEAPGAITLIKAHEALEDVTIERELARYKRGIDARWAEEVYDGLWFGPLKRSLDAFIDSTQEHVTGDIRMVLHAGSITVNGRRSSHSLYDFNLATYDTGDTFDQTLAKGFVQLHGLSSKIANKRDREAGNN; encoded by the coding sequence ATGACTAACCGAATCGTACTTGCTTACTCTGGCGGTCTAGATACCACCGTGGCAATCCCATACCTGAAGAAGATGATCGAGGGCGAAGTTATCGCAGTATCCCTCGACCTTGGTCAGAGCGGTGAGAACATGGAAAGCGTTCGCCAGCGTGCATTGGATGCCGGCGCAGCTGAGTCCATCGTTGTTGATGCAAAGGATGAGTTCGCTGAGGAGTACTGCCTGCCAACTATCAAGGCAAACGGCATGTACATGAAGCAGTACCCACTGGTTTCTGCAATTTCTCGTCCACTGATCGTCAAGCACCTCGTTGAGGCCGGCAAGCAGTTCAACGGTACCCACGTTGCACACGGCTGCACCGGCAAGGGCAACGACCAGGTTCGTTTTGAAGTTGGTTTCATGGACACTGATCCAAACCTTCAGATCATCGCACCTGCTCGTGACTTCGCATGGACCCGCGACAAGGCTATTGCCTTTGCTGAAGAGAACAACGTGCCAATCGAACAGTCTGTCAAGTCTCCTTTCTCCATCGACCAGAACCTTTGGGGTCGTGCAGTTGAGACCGGTTACCTGGAAGATCTGTGGAATGCTCCAACCAAGGACATCTACGCGTACACCGAGGATCCCGCTCTGGGCAATGCTCCTGATGAGGTCATCATCTCCTTCGAAGGTGGCAAGCCAGTTGCTATCGACGGCCGTCCAGTTACTGTGCTGCAGGCAATCGAAGAGCTGAATCGCCGTGCAGGTGCACAGGGCATCGGCCGCCTCGACATGGTTGAGGACCGTCTCGTCGGCATCAAGTCCCGCGAAATCTACGAAGCTCCAGGTGCGATCACATTGATCAAGGCACACGAGGCTTTGGAAGATGTCACCATCGAGCGCGAACTTGCTCGCTACAAGCGCGGCATCGATGCTCGCTGGGCAGAAGAAGTATATGACGGCCTGTGGTTCGGCCCACTGAAGCGTTCCCTTGACGCTTTCATCGACTCCACCCAGGAGCACGTCACCGGCGATATCCGCATGGTTTTGCACGCAGGTTCCATCACCGTTAACGGTCGTCGTTCCAGCCACTCCCTCTACGACTTCAACCTGGCTACCTATGACACTGGCGATACCTTCGACCAGACCCTAGCTAAGGGCTTCGTGCAGCTGCACGGCCTGTCCTCCAAGATCGCCAACAAGCGCGACCGCGAAGCTGGCAACAACTAA